The genomic interval GAATCTGGAAGGGTATTCTTGGTTGTTTTCAAGCTCCTGATGAACCCCTCCCAACGTTTGTTGCGCACATGTTAAGTGAATTCAATAAGCTCAGACATCCTCCACCTGAACCAGATAGAGTGGAGCTGATCTGTAAACATGTTCAAGAAAAATACACAATTGCTTTGTATGGCTCTCGCATTTCCTCAGTGGCAGATCTCTTGCTGCGCGCACACGAGTTACATGCTGCGCTGGGCCACAGAGAATCAAATGTCTCTCCTATGGTTTCTGCTAAGCCAGCTAAAGTTGTGGTCTGATTTAGGTGCTCTCTGCCGGGTTACACTTCTCGCACCTGTCCTCAGTGTAACCCTCTGTCTTTCCAGGGGGACAGAGGTGACAAGGAAAGTGTAACTGACGTTTCACCTCCATGCCATAGTGGTCCGAGCACCCAGTTCATGGGCCGTGAGcagtcaaaaaataaaaatctgccGCAACGGGATGCTAAAGGTGCGAGTCAGCATCGTGGTGCCCAGAAGTCCTCTAGGGGTTCTAATGGGTCTTCTGATCAGGTGACCATTACTGCAGAAAATCACCATTTAGGGCATATAGTAGACACATCTTCTGATGTTTCGTGGAACACGCCCTTCTGTGTTAACGTTAAATTAAGGAACAAGGTTGTGTCAGCCACACTCGACACTGGTGCTTCATTGTCTGCTGTGTTATCTGATTTTATTGACAAAGATGTTGCCGGGAAGTTAAAATGTGAGCCGTGGACAGCCCCTCCATTGAGATTAGCTGATTCAGCTCTCTGCGACCCACTTGGGGTTACTTGGTTACCCATTTGGTTCCAGGGCCATCGTTTTTTCCATCGTTTTGTGGTCTTGGATAAAATGTCCTCTTCTCTTATTCTTGGGATGGACTTCATGATTAGGGCATCAATCTCTATCCATGTCCCAAGCAGAACAGTCACCATAGGGACGCGAGAAATGCCTTGTAGGGGAGGTCAAGCTGAAGAACCCTCAACTACTGATGTTATAAGTTCACTAGAAGGGCAATGCTTATCTTGCTCCCAGCCTAGTGACTTTTCAATTAATCTTGATGACTCTGTTCTCGATTCCCTACAGAAAGACAACCTGCAAAGTCTTCTCACAGATTTCCATGACCTGTTTGCAGCACGTCTTGGTCATACCACTGTGGCTGTTCATCACATTGAGACAGGGGATGCGAGACCCATAAATCTTCCTCCTTATCGCACCTCTCCACTTAAAAAGAAACTGATTGAGGAGCAAATCCAGTCAATGCTTGATGATGGCATCATTGAGCCTGCTTCTGGTCCTTGGGCTGCACCTATTGTTATTGTTCCTAAGTCCTCTGGGGAGGCTAGATTCTGTGTGGATTACAGAGGTCTTAATCAAGTCACTGTGAAAGACAGATATCCTCTACCTAGAGTGGATGAGTCCCTTGATTTTCTTGCTCGTGGGAAGTTCATTTCAACACTTGATTTAGCCCGAGGGTATTGGCAGGTTGGGGTAGATGAATGCTCCAGACCTAAAACTGCTTTCACATCCCACTGTGGCctattccagttcagggtcctaCCATTTGGACTTTGCAATGCCCCTGCGACCTTCCAGAGGGTCATGAATACAGTTCTGGCAGGCCTTGTCTATAAGTGTTGTGCGGTGTACCttgatgatgttgtgattgcttcACCGACATTTGAGCAACATCTTTTGGACCTAAGGGAAGTCTTCTCTCGGCTTGAGAATGCTGGACTTACATTGAAATTGGGAAAATGTCAGTTTTGCCGGCATGAGCTGAAATTCTTGGGGTACAAGGTTTCACCTGATGGGATCCTCCCAGACACTGACAAAGTGCATTCTGTGCTAAACTTTCCAATGCCCTCTGATGTTAAGCAAGTAAGACAGTTTCTGGGACTCACAGGCTATTACCGTAGGTTCATTCTCAATTATGCCCAACATGCAGAGCCCTTATTTGTCCTCACCAGACATGACACGCCATTCATTTGGGACAAAGATTGCCAGGCAGCAATGGATTACCTAAAAAAATGCCTTACCTCCGCTCCAATTTTGAGTTTTCCAGATTTCAACCGGCCATTTAGTCTCCACACGGATGCTTGTGAGCTGGGGCTGGGAGCAGCTCTCATGCAGCGTGGCGATGTTGGTAGAGAAGTTGCTATAGCTTATGCTAGCCGAACTTTGCACAAATCTGAAAGGGCTTACTCTACTACTGAGAAAGAGTGTCTGAGTGTAATTTGGGCCCTCGAACACTTTAGACCATACATTGAGGGGCTCCCAATTACAGTATATACTGACCACAGCAGCCTCAAATGGCTCATGTCCCGTCCCAATCCCTCTGGACGTTTGGCCCGGTGGTGTCTCAGAATCCAGGATTTCGACATACAGGTAGTTCATAAACCTGGACCTCAGAACACCGTTCCAGATAGTTTGTCCAGGAACCCACAGCAAGGGGATGCTGACCCTACAGACGTACTCCCTAGGTATGCTGTTGTAGCGGGCCTAGATTTGCGTTCTCAATCTTTGGTTGTACTCACTGACAAAGAGCAGCTTCGCCACCTACAGAGGGAGGACCCAGTGGTGGCTGAGATTCTGAAAAAACTGGAGGAGTTGCAAGACACTGGCTCAGATGATGAATGGGAAAACAAGTTTGTTGTCCATGATGGGCTTGTGTATTTCCAGGATACGAGACAGTCTTGTAGTCTGCATCCATTGAGCGATTTAAAGCTGTTCGCTCCACAGTCTTTGAGGGGGTCACTTCTTAATTATTACCATGACCACCCAACAGCTGGCCATCTTGGACTCACCAAGACTCTAGCCAGGTTAAAATTGCAGTTCTTCTGGCCGAAGATGAGGAAAGACGTTAAGTCTTATGTCCTGTCATATCTAGTTTGCCCACTCACAAAGCCTTCCCAACAGAAACCTGCTGGAATGCTTGTTCCAGTGTGTGCCAATGAGCCTTGGGAAGTGGCGGGAGTTGATTTTGTTGGGCCACTGCCACGTACTCAAGCAGGAAATGCTTACTTGTTGGTCTTTGTTGACTATTTTAGCAAGTGGGTGGAAGTCGCTGCTGTGAAAGAGGCAACAGCTCAAGTTGCAGCTAGTAAGTTCCAAAGTGATATTTTTGCTAGACATGGGGCCCCGAAGTACTTGATTTCTGATCGAGGAAGACATTTCATGGGTGAATTCTTCAATCATGTGGTGGAAGGTTTGGGAACAAAACACCGCCTTACAACAGCATATCACCCGCAAACAAATGCCACTGAACGAGTTAATCGAACGCTGAAAACTGCAATCAGAGCTTATGTTGGCGATAAACATAACACCTGGGATAAATATATCCCACAAATTTGTTTTGCTCTGCGTACTTCGCCACATGAGAGTACCGGGTTTAGTCCTGCTAAAATGCTTTATGGCAGAGAGTTGAGTACTCCCTTGGATCTCCTGACAAAGCCGTCTACGGATGGATTGAATGACCCTCTGTCAAGTCAACCCGAGACCCCTGAGGGGGCCATACAGAAGATTCATGATCATGCCCGAGTTGCTTTGCAGTCGAGTCATGAGCGACAGAAAAGTCACTATGACAAGAAGCGCCGTTTAGTCACTTTTGAACCTGGGGATCTGGTTCGTGTGAAAAATCATCCACGTTCCGAtgctgttgctaatctgagacGATCACTCAGACAGGGTCAAGACTTACTATAACTCTAAGCCTGGTCATGACACTGGTAGTATTATTGATAGTGACAGCCCTAGGCAGTTGCAGGTGACAGACTTCAAGTTTTCTGTTACTCGTTCGTATGACCTTAGACCACGCCGGTATCCTAGGGTGACATCTGACTGGAGTACAAATAGATGGACTAATAAGTTCCACGCTGAACGCTTGGACATAGACTAACTTTTCTAGCCAGACTGGACTTTGTTGTTTTCAGACAGTAGATTGTTTGTTGTGTTGAGTACGTATGTCTACTGTTATTCTGTTATGTGTACATGTTtcataattcattaaaaaaaaaaaaaaaaaagagacaaccTGGGAAAAATCCAACAACTGTTGTTTTATGTTATTGTTGGGctttggaaatatttttttttttttacacaaaaacaaaagtgatgTGTTGGGAactgtacttttatttttagttatttattcattttttttttttttttttttttttttttttttttttttttttcatttgcttaTTGCTGTAATTTATAACTGTCTCATACTGTTTTCTATTCCCTATGCCATGTCATGTATGTATGGTATTACACCTTGTTGATCCCTTCAAAGTTGTTTGTAGACGGCTGGGGTCAGCCTTTTTTTTGGTTGGGGGGAATATGTAACGGTCACTTTAAGAGACTTTGGGTTAATTGCTTGCGCACTGCAATGTTGGGGGAGGGGAAGTTGAGAGAAAACGCGAACAACTGAAGCAAGCTTTTTTTGGTTAGCACTGGGTTGTAGCCTTTTTGCTTTATCTTCTGCAGCTATTCTGGATTGTACTGACTGTGTGGGTGCTCCTAAGCCCAATAAATGGTCTCTCTCGCATCACACTGAAGGtttcctgtgttttctggagctgGGCGGCTGGGTGTCGACCGGTTGTAGCTCCCTCCACGAGAGCATCCGACCATCCACGCGGTTCATTACACTGGGATGGGGATATTGTAAAAccaagagagcaagagagtgtTTTCTTGGCCTCCCTTGGCCATAGATTCCCCAACGTCTCCCCAAGATCTCACAAAAATAGTGAGAACCAGTGCTGGCGTGTGTTGGCTGATGAAGTAGATCGTAACCTCCTGAGCTCTCCAGTTGTGTTATATTAGTTGAAATGTTTATAGAGGTGATCCCTGGCTTGTCTTGGAGGGTAGGTGGCACTATGTGTGATTGGGGGAGTCCTATCTAGTGTTCTGGGGGAATACccagaaataaaacaataatagcACTTGTGTGTATTACGTACCAGTCCCTTCTTAAAATTCTTGCTTGCTGAAACAGACAGAGCACCAGCGGTGATATACTGAGGAAGAGAAGAAACATGAGCAGACTGTAACTGGCACTGGAAAATATGTATAAgtatgtttctgtttttggAATGTAAAAGTCTCAccagcaaagaagcccagaagAACACCTGAGGTATGAAACCTAAAAGGTTCCAAGGATGGAAGAAAATGATTGCTAATATAAGTGTGATCAAACCAGTCACTATTTGGAAAGTCTGTGGAGAAAACAGGTAGAGATTAGATTTACTTCAGTACGGGTAAATATATGTTTTGCAAAAATTGCTTAATGTAAGCATGAATAGCTGAAAACATGAAAAGTCGTTGTGTTGTGAAACTCCATGTTTCTTCTCTGACGTTACTGCTGTACTTCCtttataaacagagagaacatgtTGAAGCTCGTCCCCTCAGCTgcttctctgtgtttctggcagTGACTTCTCCCTGGAGGTCATTTCTGGGAAGGTCCTGGCCCTCCTCCAGACTTCAACCAGTCCcatctttgcttttattttctcacatTGATTTTCCCAGTGTTTCTGGGATATTATCTGTCTGCTATAGAATCATATAGAATCTATATTCTGATTATCTTCTGCTTTACCCCTCTGCTGTGTGGTGGCAGGGGCAGCTGGGTTAtttatagtttaaaatatttccaAGCATGACATAATATGAATGAGAAATGAGGATCTGTTTACAGAGTTAAGACCAAAGACCAAACCACTGCAGTAagcttaatatttatttaaaaagtatgGTCCGTTAATCAGAAAATTACAAACAGGTGAAGTTGCCCCTCTTACCCCTAAAACTTTGGATTCTCTTCTGAGGAACCGCTGCAGGGGCCTGTTACTGGGATTGTTCTGTCCAGGttgagttgttgttgtttctggtGGAAATACATGGGTCACGATGGTGTACCCAGGCCCGGTGTTGGTGAGGGGTACAGCAGGGGCGGACATCTTTAACTCCAGTTGATTTACTCACCTGAGAAACTGTGTAAATCACTGTCAATTAAAGGGAAATGCACCTGACagctaaaacattaaaacagttatttaaaaactgcagcagcactgctgtgtctgatccactcgcaccagcacaacgcacactaacacaccaccaacacgtcagtttcactgcagcactgagaatgatctaacaattaaaaaatactcTTCCTGCTCCTGAGTGTTGAAGAGGGGTCTTAACATGAATGCAGAGAAAAAGATCTTTCATTCTagaacaaagtgctcctgtgtggtcaatTGAGCTGAGGGACTGGACGTTGTATGTATGATCAAGTAGATGGTCATCAAGTAAATCAGACTTTGTAAAGATaaacttaaaattaaataaaacttacATTTTCTCAGTCAACTATCTCAcacaatctcagaaaataaaggtaTAGTACAGATACATTATTGtgactaaaggtacaaacaatgtaaacgtacctttaaaagatacaacAGTGATGTTAAAGTCCAACTGTGTTCCCTAAAGTCACATTACAATCTCTTCTCCAGGAGGAGAGGTGACATTTGTAaaatttcattataaaactgaGTAGAATAAAGAACACAATATAAGTCCTGGgaatgaaatggggcatatgaaatcaacacaattttaaaatctataatttaATAGAATAAGGCagagttgtgttccctaaagttacAGAATTTGTTTTCTTGTGGGCACCAGTAGAGTGACAATTTTCCTTTAGAATGAGGAAATGAGAGATcgacatttaaataaacacacagttaTCAGCACTGTGGTTGTGGGGTAGGAACGTGTCTCTGTTGTGAGAACAACACTCAAAAATATCTCCAAGAAATCAGTGTCAGAAGAGAAGGATTAAACCCTGTTAAAACTAAAGGGTAGTTAAAGACGCAGGGTTTAGTTTTCAGTAAATTCTGAGCGTGCCTATCGGTCCATTTCTGGTGAAAGACTGAGAGAGTGTAAAGTTTAGCTGCTGATCTGAAATGATGGGAAAGTGGAGATATAtctgtgtttgtaaaatatatgaaGAGAAAAGCAGGCTCTGGATTTACCTGAAATAAAGTGCTGTTGTTGTCTGAAGGACTTCTGTAAAATCTCTGCTGTCTGGCGCTGTCTGTAATGAAGAGTGGGTTTCAAAGGGAGGAGGGGTTACACTCGCTATCGTTCATGAAACGTGGAATGTGGGAAGTAGGAACTGTGTATGTaagtgtatgcgtgtgtgttcGTGTATTACAGAAATGTGGGCAGTGTTCTCATGAAGTGGGGCTTCCATGGAAAAAGGGCTGTATGAGCCAAAATGGTTGTTTTTAATTTGGTGTCTGATAACACTCTTGTTTCTGAGTTGTCGTCATCTAGTTGAGGAATGGAGAGCTCATAAACCATATAAAGTCATAAAGTCTATGACCTCACTTCCACAAGTCCAGGCTTCCTCAGAGACTGTTGCTCATTGGTTTCAGCTAATCCTTAATTTATCTTTCcaaaatttatttacatttacattccaTAGCATTTTATTCTTTTGTTGTTTGAAATAAATACCTCTCCATTTTTGCACTGACATCTTTGTCTTCCCTGGATTATTTTTCATGGATGTGGAGTGTCAGACATTTTTGGTTGAAATAACCACTACAGCAAGTCAAAGACTGTTTCCATCAAGGCGAAGTCTTCTTCCAAACTGCCAAACTCTTCCTATTAGGACAAGGACTCCATCCAACGTCATTAGCAAAAGTTGAGCTTGAACAACAAAATAAGAACTGGATGGGTGCTGCTGAAAttaaagtttgtttgtttgagagcATGTATGTACTCCCCTTTGTATCTCATAAGCAGTGCTTGATACTGTGAGCTGAAGATTCATTTATAAAGAAAATCTGCTATACGAGTTGATTATATTTGGATTCATTCAAGCTTTTGAGTCTGCTATAGGAGTGGGCAATTGGATTGTGTGGATGACCACAAACAGTTAAACAAGTATGGCTGATACTATGAAAATGAATGAGGGGGAGTTGAGGCAGAGAATTTCCCTACTTTGCTGTGTAATTATACTGTTAAAAcctcacattattattattttctttaccaaattaaaattgaaatgaattcaattaattttcaaataataaaaatactgttGTAAAATCACTCTAATATTTAGATTTCAtttctaaacattttatttattttatcttcaAAACATTTGGTGGTGAAATTTGAAACCTGTCATTATCATTGAGTGTCTTTACAAACCTTAatatcatgtttttatttatttagaaaaatatattgCATCAGAAAATTCAGCAAAATCACCATAGcctttaatgttttatatacttcaaaaaaatgaaaaaatatgttcttatatttaaagaaacagtgaTGTCACACACATCACATTAAAACATCTGCTGGAAGatcagagaaaacaaaaaccaTAACAAAAGAAGAACAGATTCTTAAATGAAATGTATACAGTGCTATGGTGTGATAGAGCTACATCACATCACATTAACCCAACAGACCCTGGGTCAATTAGCACTTTGGTGTTGGGGTATTTGGCCACATTTGTTATGATTACAAAGTATTTACATCAGATGTgtaaatatcaataaaatacaatttttaatgTATTACTTGATGATTGAGATAAACTGAAATTCCATGGAATTTCACTGAGATTCCCTTTAAATTCTTGATTATTAAATGTAGCCGTATTAACAGTGATCTACAATAAAGTGGTGTTGATTAATTTTACTCTTTGTTTCCCTGTTGGTCTTTGACCTCAGTGTGCTGTGGAGGACTGTACATCGGAGGATTTTCCATTGGAGGACTGCTCAAGGAGACACCACTCACTATGTTCATCaactgcaaaacacacacatatacacacacacacacattaggaaATTTGTGTCAGTTACTTGCAGCTTGGTTGGTGGAAATGTCTTTAAATATACTGTGAGAcactttaatgtaattttacagcTTTTAATTGGTAGTAACTCAGTATATCTAAATTAATACTCTGAAATCAAAGTAGATTTATCAAAGGATCAATATATCAGGGATCAAGGGACAGTTAtttaagaagagagagaaaatcagagcacctggaggaaatctatacatacacagagagaacacaccaaactcaacagtcattcagagtgggACCTGAACCCActacctacaggtccctggagctgagtgactacgacactacctactgcaccaccatgccacccctgcTGCTGTTTAAgaactgtaattttacagtttataCTTTTTTTACATTGGGACTCTGTAAGCACACATATGGCTCTAACAGACAAATCCAAACAGACTGTTAGTGACTTTTTACATCTGTTTGGAACTATTCATGTCTCTCACGGCCTTGTATTGCCTTGTGATGTTCGTGTGCATACAGTGTTCCTCTCGTCATTTAGTTTTGTGCATTGACCTTACTTTGTTCTTTGACCTTATTTCTGGATTAGCTCTTTGGgattgtgttctctctctgtcctcatgATGTGACCTTATTGTATTTACCGACCCTGAATTGTTTTTTACACAGTTTTTTCCCTTATAATAAACACTGCTCCACTGCTATCAATCTGTATCTGTCTCATTTATTTCTCTTAGTCCACAGCAGTGtcttaaaattattttgtgtCCACAGTGACCCCTGTAGGTTTCTCTGACCTGCTGGTTGCTGGGGGCAGGTTGTTGGGGTAAGGGATTGACCACTGAGCTGAATCCTCCAGGGTTTGAAACCACAGTCACATTCACctacaaacaaacagagaatgTGATGAATACTGCAGCAGAAACCAAACACATGTGAACCGTCTTCATGATTAATACAAGGCTCTATTCAAAACAACAGggtcacacacactgctactacCACTACCTCTATGATGTAGGGTTAAGGTTGGGTAAATGCAGTGTTAAATATGTACTGTGACAGTTTTATTGCTGTACACCAATGAAGGAAGTGTGATGCAAAGTGTAAAGTGTTCCTGGTCTGATTCTTAGTGTTGAATGAGGGCTGGGGTTTAGGCTTTGTGTTGTGGTTAGTTTTATTGTAGTGAAGAATATGTTCCACACTTTAGTGGCACAAAACATTAACACTGACACGGTGCTACAATGTCATGTGTATTACAGGCTTGGCCCTGACACTGAGCTGCATGGACAGATGGAACCTGGTGTTGTGATGTCATACACTGTTGCCAGGCATCATAAGGCACTATGTACACAATATACCACACTGTAACTGCACATGTACTGCACAGTGAATCCAAGATGAATGGGATATATTAACAGAAACCCGTGCAGCTAATATCCATGGAGAGTTTGTATGGTACTGGATCTCAtagcttctgtgtgtgtgtgtgtgtgtgtgtgtgtgttaataccACTGGTTCATTGCTACAGCTGGCTTTACAGGCAAACACAGAGATGCAGAGGGAGACAATGAACTGAACGACAGTGAAAACCAACAGAACTCCTGCAATGCCGTTAATCAGGTTCTGAAAAACATCATTGTTTCATCATTCAAACTTTTACAGgagcagtcactcacaccagcaaAAACAAAGTCTTTATAGAAGTGATAATTCATTACTTCTTCCTTGTTTCTATGAAGTGTAGCTcagccaaaataaaaaattaaactgCTTTGAATTTCCTGACTAAACCAGTTTATTCACCATAGGGTGATGCTCATGCAAATAGGACAACAATAAAGTAGTGTCACCTTTTTCCTGCATCCATATTTGCTCATGCACATTGCATCCCAATCAATAAGTGTATCAAAACACAGCAGAATGATGGCTACTCCTGCTGCGATGGCGCTGAGCACATTCATCACCAGAGAGCCATTCACCTGGACGGAGAACAGGAAACAACTTCAATAAACTATCAGTATAAGATACAGTGATGTTATCTGTAAATTTTTCCTCTTGGCTAAATGCTTAATTATTGCTGTGAAGTAACTAATACCTAACAAATTGTTGAGGAATGGACTAGTGATCTGTAATTACTTTAT from Hoplias malabaricus isolate fHopMal1 chromosome 3, fHopMal1.hap1, whole genome shotgun sequence carries:
- the LOC136692841 gene encoding membrane-spanning 4-domains subfamily A member 5-like, whose amino-acid sequence is MSIPAVPFTNIGSGHAMVTHVICPQTTTQPGLNMSSNSPLQRFLKGEPKALGTFQIVTGLITFLSGIVLLTQDHPPLTVLTGLFIWASLMYIATGALAVSASNRLNKSKVNGSLVMNVLSAIAAGVAIILLCFDTLIDWDAMCMSKYGCRKKNLINGIAGVLLVFTVVQFIVSLCISVFACKASCSNEPVVNVTVVSNPGGFSSVVNPLPQQPAPSNQQLMNIVSGVSLSSPPMENPPMYSPPQHTEVKDQQGNKE